The following are from one region of the Gloeomargarita lithophora Alchichica-D10 genome:
- the ispE gene encoding 4-(cytidine 5'-diphospho)-2-C-methyl-D-erythritol kinase codes for MSQCTLAAAAKINLYLRILGPRGDGYHAVAMVLQSVNLRDMIHIATQPRKEMSITCDHPQVPTDTTNLALRAAHLLAEQFPKQATGLTIHIEKYIPVAAGLAGGSSNGAALLVGLNHLWNLGLTLAELQSYAARLGSDMPFCVQGGTALGTGRGELLEPLPPLTGGVVVLAKFANLSISTPWAYRTYGEQFSHTFALASVQESDHFVQVLARHILPEIATHLHNDFEKVVLPAHPEIERLKQGLLDSGAWGSLLSGSGPTVFALYPDLTLAKQAIAQLKIDYSGVDFWVAEFCPWGIEIVT; via the coding sequence ATGTCCCAATGCACCTTGGCGGCGGCGGCAAAAATTAACCTTTACCTGCGGATTCTTGGCCCGCGGGGGGATGGCTACCACGCCGTAGCAATGGTGTTACAAAGTGTGAATTTACGGGATATGATTCATATTGCCACCCAGCCCCGTAAGGAAATGAGCATTACCTGTGACCATCCGCAAGTGCCTACGGATACGACCAATTTAGCCCTGCGAGCGGCGCATTTATTGGCAGAGCAGTTTCCCAAGCAAGCCACAGGATTAACCATTCATATTGAGAAATATATCCCGGTGGCCGCCGGGTTGGCCGGGGGGTCGAGCAATGGTGCCGCCCTATTGGTGGGGCTGAACCATCTGTGGAATTTGGGGTTGACCTTGGCGGAATTACAGTCCTATGCCGCCCGATTGGGTTCCGATATGCCCTTTTGTGTGCAGGGAGGCACGGCCTTAGGCACCGGGCGGGGGGAACTTTTGGAACCGTTACCGCCATTAACCGGCGGGGTGGTAGTGTTAGCTAAATTTGCCAATTTAAGCATTTCCACGCCCTGGGCCTATCGCACCTATGGGGAACAATTTAGCCATACTTTTGCCCTGGCTTCGGTGCAAGAATCAGATCATTTTGTGCAAGTTTTAGCCCGTCATATACTGCCAGAGATTGCTACTCATTTGCACAATGATTTTGAAAAAGTGGTACTCCCTGCTCACCCGGAGATTGAAAGACTAAAACAGGGATTGTTAGATAGCGGTGCTTGGGGCAGTTTGCTCTCCGGTTCGGGGCCAACGGTGTTTGCTTTGTATCCTGATTTAACTTTGGCAAAGCAAGCAATAGCTCAATTAAAAATTGATTATTCTGGGGTGGATTTTTGGGTGGCCGAATTTTGCCCTTGGGGGATTGAGATTGTTACTTAA
- a CDS encoding S-layer homology domain-containing protein: MILALATPGFAFSDTQNIWANTCIQQLANRGIIGGYPDGSFRPNNPVTRAEFATMVNRAFLSGSGARGGASFQDVSRNFWAYDAINQAAGAGFLSGYPDGTFRPGQNIPRVQVLVALSSGLNVNPTQSPEVTLNRLYQDAVSIPDYARTGVAAASEQQLVVNYPDANVLRPNQLAVRADVAASLCQGLRLAAIPNQYIAGYAPAVPAQPQTATVPQGTLILTRSGSQRVILSPQETLPLTLNVAQEVRDSQGRVVLPAGSTISGRWQPAGQGSQFVAQQINVRGQTLAFNATSQPVRRTQEISERSLRPILPGALVGTAAAALIAGVSGDRRIEAGEVLAGTVTGAAAGLNWGRTPGQALRDFGIGAGLGAAVGGLSGDRRVTPTQVLGGAVLGSVVGGAADRRQIQAVIVVEPQTDLVLTVNQPVSVPLP; this comes from the coding sequence ATGATTTTGGCTTTAGCCACTCCCGGTTTTGCTTTCAGCGATACCCAGAATATTTGGGCAAACACTTGTATTCAACAATTAGCCAATCGGGGTATTATTGGGGGCTATCCTGATGGCAGTTTTCGTCCCAATAATCCGGTCACCCGAGCGGAATTTGCCACCATGGTCAACCGGGCTTTTTTAAGTGGTTCAGGAGCCAGAGGTGGGGCTAGTTTTCAGGATGTTTCCCGAAATTTTTGGGCTTATGATGCGATCAATCAAGCCGCTGGGGCGGGATTTTTGTCCGGTTATCCCGATGGCACGTTCCGGCCTGGGCAAAATATCCCCCGGGTGCAGGTTTTGGTGGCTCTGAGTAGCGGGCTGAATGTCAATCCCACGCAATCCCCCGAGGTGACTTTGAATCGGTTGTACCAGGATGCGGTGAGTATCCCGGATTATGCCCGGACGGGGGTGGCGGCGGCGAGTGAGCAACAGTTGGTGGTGAATTATCCTGATGCGAATGTCCTGCGCCCCAACCAGTTGGCTGTGCGAGCGGATGTGGCGGCGAGTTTGTGCCAGGGATTGCGCTTGGCGGCGATTCCCAATCAGTACATTGCCGGTTATGCCCCCGCTGTGCCCGCCCAACCCCAAACGGCTACCGTGCCCCAGGGAACCCTGATTTTGACCCGCTCCGGCAGTCAACGGGTGATTTTATCCCCGCAGGAAACCCTGCCCTTAACCCTGAATGTGGCGCAGGAGGTGCGCGATAGCCAAGGCCGGGTGGTACTTCCTGCTGGTAGTACGATTAGTGGCCGCTGGCAACCGGCGGGGCAAGGTTCCCAGTTCGTGGCGCAACAAATCAATGTGCGGGGGCAAACCCTGGCCTTCAATGCGACCTCCCAGCCGGTGCGGCGTACCCAGGAGATCAGCGAGCGCAGTTTGCGACCGATTTTGCCCGGTGCCCTAGTGGGAACGGCGGCAGCGGCCTTGATTGCGGGGGTATCCGGCGACCGACGCATTGAGGCCGGGGAAGTGCTGGCCGGTACCGTCACCGGAGCGGCGGCGGGCTTGAATTGGGGGCGCACACCGGGGCAAGCCCTGCGGGATTTTGGCATTGGTGCCGGGTTGGGTGCCGCCGTGGGGGGCTTATCTGGTGATCGGCGCGTGACCCCCACCCAAGTTCTAGGTGGTGCGGTTTTGGGTTCGGTGGTCGGGGGTGCCGCTGACCGCCGCCAAATCCAGGCAGTGATCGTGGTGGAACCGCAGACGGATTTGGTGCTGACGGTGAATCAACCCGTGAGTGTGCCCCTACCGTAA
- a CDS encoding WecB/TagA/CpsF family glycosyltransferase, with translation MLIPPSVLTIQGLPIHLLADYAQWLRERVEQGQGTQVVTLNAEMVMQAAQNPSLKAVIQQAELVVPDGVGVTWYLKLRRRGTYHAPGIDLVSQVLAHLQGKAVFFLGGAPEVGERAAQYWRQRNPNLVMAGVRHGYFSPAEEAEIVAQLQRQQPRLILVALGVPRQEIWIQKHRHICPQSVWVGVGGSLDIWAGVKVRAPLWMRRLYLEWAFRLYQEPWRWRRMLALPQFAGRVLLPALWGGGE, from the coding sequence ATGCTTATCCCCCCCTCTGTACTGACAATTCAGGGTTTGCCCATTCATCTGTTGGCGGATTATGCCCAGTGGTTGCGAGAACGGGTCGAGCAGGGACAAGGAACCCAGGTGGTGACCCTGAATGCGGAAATGGTCATGCAGGCGGCGCAGAATCCGAGCCTAAAAGCGGTGATTCAGCAGGCGGAATTGGTGGTGCCCGATGGGGTCGGGGTGACCTGGTACTTGAAGCTGCGGCGGCGGGGTACTTACCATGCACCGGGGATTGATCTGGTGAGTCAAGTGTTGGCGCATCTCCAGGGGAAAGCGGTCTTCTTTTTGGGCGGTGCCCCGGAGGTGGGAGAACGGGCGGCTCAGTATTGGCGACAACGGAACCCGAATTTAGTCATGGCCGGGGTTCGGCATGGGTATTTTTCCCCCGCTGAGGAGGCAGAAATTGTCGCCCAACTCCAACGCCAGCAACCCCGGTTGATCCTCGTTGCCCTGGGGGTACCTCGCCAGGAGATTTGGATTCAAAAACACCGGCATATTTGCCCGCAATCCGTCTGGGTGGGCGTGGGGGGTAGTCTTGACATCTGGGCAGGGGTAAAAGTCCGGGCACCCCTCTGGATGCGGCGGCTATACCTGGAGTGGGCGTTTCGTTTGTACCAAGAACCTTGGCGCTGGCGCCGGATGTTGGCTCTGCCCCAATTTGCTGGGCGGGTGCTACTCCCGGCGCTGTGGGGCGGCGGAGAATAG
- the metH gene encoding methionine synthase, protein MTSLFLERLHHPSRPVLVFDGAMGTNLQSQNLTAEDFGGADYEGCNEYLVVTKPTAVAQVHRDFLSAGADIIETDTFGANAIVLAEYDLAPLAYELNVKAAQLAKQLTQEFSTPEKPRFVAGSIGPGTKLPTLGHIDFDSLVTSYQEQVQGLLAGGVDLLLLETCQDVLQIKAGLQAISQVFDAQKQRVPVMVSVTMEQQGTMLVGSDIGAIVAILEPYAIDIIGLNCATGPDLMEPHIRYLSQHAPFVISCIPNAGLPENVNGQAVYRLEPPDLAGALRHFVGDLGVQIIGGCCGTRPAHIRQLVQLSQELKPKQRQVHYVPSAASIYSAQPYQQDNSFLIIGERLNASGSKKCRDLLNLENWDGLVAMGKEQVREGAHILDVNVDYVGRNGEEDMKALVSRLVTQVSLPLMLDSTEWTKMEAGLKVAGGKCILNSTNYEDGEPRFLQVLKLAKTYGTGVVIGTIDEEGMARTAEKKFTIAQRAYRQAVEFGIPARELFFDPLALPISTGIEEDRRNAMATIESIAKIKSNLPECHIVLGVSNVSFGLKSAARIALNSVFLSMAQAAGMDAAIVSANKILPMHKISPEVQNICRQLINDERQFAGNICVYDPLGKLTDYFSDVTVTKTAIDPETLTLEERLRRHIIDGERIGLEPTLQRALECYAPLDIINNHLLEGMKTVGELFGSGQMQLPFVLQSAETMKAAVAFLEPLMEKQSAAGKGTVIIATVKGDVHDIGKNLVDIILSNNGYRVINLGIKQEVTRIIDAYQQYQPDCIAMSGLLVKSTAFMKENLEIFNQKQIAVPVILGGAALTRKFVEQDCQQVYQGRVIYGKDAFSDLHFMDQLMAAKSQGQWDDQKGFLDELNSLQSTELPDNNHPITKPIDSISVDEVIPPQVTQDVARPLPPFWGNCLLVATQIPLDEVWGYLDQQALIAGQWQFRKPREQTKEEYQAFLTEKVYPILTHWREQIEHESCLEPQLVYGYFPCQSEGNALHIYDPEYAQQFIGQPVPFQTDLQPIASFQFPRQRTGKRLCIADFFAPVGSSYLDVIALQAVTMGQLATEYAQKLYDGNAYSDYLYFHGIAVQMAEALAEWNHARIRRELGYQDQEPDNIHDILAQRYPGSRYSFGYPACPNLQDQYALLELLATQRINLVMDDAEQLHPEQSTTALICYHPEARYFTP, encoded by the coding sequence TTGGTGGTCACTAAACCCACAGCGGTCGCCCAGGTGCATCGGGATTTTTTGTCCGCCGGAGCCGACATCATTGAAACCGATACTTTTGGTGCCAATGCCATTGTTTTAGCCGAGTACGACTTAGCTCCTTTGGCCTACGAATTAAATGTCAAAGCGGCGCAATTAGCCAAACAATTAACCCAAGAATTTTCCACCCCAGAAAAACCTCGCTTTGTGGCCGGTTCCATCGGACCAGGAACAAAATTGCCCACCCTGGGGCATATTGATTTTGATAGTCTCGTTACCAGCTACCAGGAACAGGTGCAGGGTTTATTGGCTGGAGGCGTGGATTTACTATTATTGGAAACTTGTCAGGATGTTTTGCAAATTAAGGCCGGATTGCAGGCCATTAGTCAGGTTTTTGATGCACAAAAACAGCGGGTGCCGGTGATGGTTTCCGTAACCATGGAACAGCAGGGAACCATGTTGGTGGGTTCGGATATTGGGGCAATAGTGGCGATTTTAGAACCCTATGCCATTGATATTATCGGGTTGAATTGTGCCACTGGACCCGATTTAATGGAACCCCATATTCGTTATTTATCCCAACACGCTCCCTTTGTGATTTCTTGTATTCCCAACGCCGGATTACCGGAGAATGTGAATGGTCAAGCGGTCTATCGTTTGGAACCCCCGGATTTGGCGGGGGCATTACGGCATTTTGTGGGGGATTTGGGGGTGCAAATTATTGGGGGATGTTGTGGTACTCGGCCTGCCCATATTCGTCAATTGGTGCAGTTGTCCCAAGAGCTAAAACCCAAACAGCGGCAAGTACATTATGTGCCATCCGCTGCTTCGATTTATAGTGCCCAACCCTACCAGCAAGATAATTCATTTTTAATTATTGGGGAACGCTTAAACGCCAGCGGTTCTAAGAAATGTCGGGATTTATTAAACCTAGAAAATTGGGATGGTTTGGTGGCGATGGGCAAAGAACAGGTGCGGGAAGGTGCCCATATTTTGGATGTGAATGTGGACTATGTGGGGCGCAACGGGGAAGAGGATATGAAAGCCTTAGTCTCGCGTTTGGTGACCCAGGTTTCCCTACCCTTGATGTTGGATTCTACCGAGTGGACAAAAATGGAAGCGGGGCTAAAAGTGGCCGGGGGTAAATGTATCTTAAATTCCACCAACTATGAGGATGGAGAACCTCGGTTTTTACAGGTATTAAAACTCGCTAAAACCTATGGGACAGGGGTGGTGATTGGCACCATTGATGAAGAGGGCATGGCTCGCACCGCCGAGAAAAAATTTACCATCGCCCAACGAGCTTATCGGCAGGCGGTTGAGTTTGGCATTCCGGCGCGGGAATTGTTTTTTGACCCCCTGGCGTTGCCCATTTCGACTGGAATTGAAGAGGATCGACGCAATGCAATGGCAACCATTGAATCAATTGCCAAGATTAAATCTAATTTACCAGAATGTCATATTGTTTTGGGTGTATCCAACGTTTCTTTTGGGTTAAAATCAGCCGCTCGCATTGCCCTAAATTCTGTATTTTTGTCCATGGCACAGGCGGCGGGGATGGATGCGGCCATCGTTAGCGCTAACAAAATTTTACCGATGCACAAAATTTCCCCGGAAGTACAAAATATCTGCCGCCAATTGATCAATGATGAACGGCAATTCGCAGGCAATATATGTGTCTATGATCCCCTGGGAAAATTAACTGATTATTTTAGTGATGTCACGGTTACCAAAACAGCCATTGACCCCGAAACTTTAACCCTGGAAGAACGGTTACGGCGACATATTATTGATGGGGAACGGATTGGTTTAGAACCGACGTTACAACGGGCGTTAGAATGTTACGCCCCCCTGGATATTATTAACAATCATCTCCTTGAGGGAATGAAAACCGTGGGCGAATTATTCGGTAGTGGTCAAATGCAATTGCCTTTTGTTTTGCAATCAGCGGAAACCATGAAAGCCGCAGTGGCATTTTTAGAACCTCTGATGGAAAAACAGTCTGCCGCCGGGAAAGGTACGGTGATTATTGCCACTGTGAAAGGGGATGTCCATGATATTGGCAAAAATTTGGTGGATATTATCCTCAGTAATAATGGCTATCGGGTGATTAATTTAGGTATCAAGCAGGAAGTTACCCGTATTATTGATGCGTACCAGCAATATCAACCGGATTGTATCGCCATGAGTGGTTTGTTGGTAAAATCCACCGCTTTTATGAAGGAGAATCTCGAAATTTTTAATCAAAAACAAATTGCCGTGCCGGTGATTTTGGGAGGGGCGGCTCTCACCCGTAAATTTGTGGAACAGGATTGCCAACAGGTCTATCAGGGGCGGGTTATTTATGGTAAAGATGCCTTTAGTGATCTCCATTTTATGGATCAGTTGATGGCGGCTAAATCCCAAGGTCAATGGGATGATCAAAAAGGATTTTTAGATGAATTAAATTCCCTACAATCTACGGAATTACCTGATAATAATCACCCAATTACTAAACCCATTGATTCTATATCTGTAGATGAGGTAATTCCCCCACAGGTTACTCAGGATGTTGCCCGACCCCTACCCCCATTTTGGGGAAATTGTTTGCTTGTCGCTACTCAAATTCCCCTGGATGAGGTCTGGGGTTATTTAGACCAGCAAGCCTTGATCGCTGGTCAGTGGCAATTCCGTAAACCTAGAGAACAAACGAAAGAAGAATACCAGGCTTTTCTCACAGAAAAAGTGTATCCTATTTTGACTCACTGGCGGGAACAAATTGAACACGAATCCTGCTTAGAACCCCAATTGGTGTATGGCTATTTCCCCTGCCAATCGGAGGGGAATGCTTTACATATTTACGACCCAGAATATGCCCAACAATTTATCGGGCAACCCGTACCATTTCAGACTGATTTACAACCCATTGCCAGTTTCCAATTCCCCCGTCAACGCACCGGCAAACGGTTGTGTATTGCGGACTTTTTTGCCCCAGTTGGTTCCTCCTATTTGGATGTCATTGCTTTGCAGGCGGTGACGATGGGACAATTAGCTACGGAATATGCCCAAAAACTTTATGATGGTAACGCTTATTCTGATTATCTTTACTTTCATGGCATTGCTGTCCAAATGGCGGAAGCCCTAGCGGAATGGAACCACGCCCGCATCCGCCGGGAATTGGGGTATCAAGACCAAGAACCGGATAATATCCATGACATTTTGGCGCAACGTTATCCAGGTTCTCGTTATAGTTTTGGCTATCCCGCTTGTCCCAATTTGCAGGATCAATATGCCTTACTTGAGTTGTTAGCCACCCAGCGCATAAATCTGGTCATGGATGATGCGGAACAACTCCATCCTGAACAATCTACGACTGCTCTAATTTGTTACCACCCCGAAGCCAGGTATTTTACTCCGTAA
- a CDS encoding mechanosensitive ion channel family protein, whose protein sequence is MKWQRWFIAFSLMLTLVLAPTVWGQTPSPTPTLPDTIPVVFDGQELFRIPPGNILTAQERANLITSRLEQVAQDETVPILIIQEDKKNQTNLRVGAQVVVTISNEDADTLGVSRSELAGKYEKTIAKALADYRSTRSPQKIIRGAIYAALATVGWFIFYELMVLLFGRTVRRLENKSEQDFPRLSLFNFDLFSPTRTKQLVLRILRRTHLVLGLAGLYFYLAFVFKQFVWTERFGVNLLIYVQETLAVTWQGLVNYLPNLINIAVTAIIVYYTLAFLQFIANRMEAGELRIPGFYQDWIKPTFRLMAFFTIALAFMIIIPFLPGFQSPAFQGVSIFIGLVISLGSTETVTNIVAGIILIYSRAFQLGNIVKIRETMGMVEEKSLLITRIRTPRNEVITLPNSMVLNSSITNFSTTSVHSPERPLFLNTTVTLGYDTPWQKIYQALTTAALRTKGILADPAPFVWQTALNDFPVSYNLNAATDQPQLIPFIYSDLHQHIQDCCNEVGIEIMSPGFMAVRDGNHTTIPEGHLPKDYQAPGMRISPLSRLFSNRSEH, encoded by the coding sequence ATGAAATGGCAACGGTGGTTTATCGCCTTTAGTTTAATGTTGACCTTGGTGCTGGCACCCACGGTTTGGGGGCAAACGCCCAGCCCCACACCCACGCTCCCCGATACCATCCCCGTGGTGTTTGATGGTCAGGAATTATTCCGCATCCCCCCAGGCAACATTCTGACGGCTCAAGAGCGGGCAAATTTAATCACCAGTCGGCTGGAGCAGGTGGCGCAGGATGAAACCGTGCCAATTTTGATTATCCAGGAAGATAAGAAAAACCAAACCAATTTACGAGTTGGGGCACAGGTGGTCGTCACCATCTCTAATGAAGATGCGGATACGTTGGGAGTGTCCCGGAGTGAACTTGCGGGAAAATACGAAAAAACCATCGCCAAAGCGTTAGCAGATTATCGCAGCACTCGCAGTCCTCAAAAGATCATCCGGGGGGCAATTTATGCGGCTTTAGCAACGGTTGGCTGGTTTATTTTTTATGAATTAATGGTGTTGCTATTTGGGCGGACAGTCCGGCGGTTAGAAAATAAATCCGAGCAGGATTTTCCCCGTTTAAGCCTATTTAATTTCGACCTGTTTTCTCCAACGAGAACCAAACAACTGGTACTGCGAATTTTGCGGCGTACCCATCTGGTTTTGGGTTTAGCTGGTCTTTATTTTTATCTGGCCTTTGTGTTCAAACAGTTTGTCTGGACGGAGCGTTTTGGGGTCAACTTACTCATTTATGTCCAAGAAACCTTAGCCGTAACCTGGCAGGGATTAGTCAACTACTTGCCCAATTTAATTAACATTGCTGTTACTGCGATTATTGTTTATTACACCCTGGCCTTCCTCCAATTCATTGCCAATCGCATGGAGGCGGGAGAACTGCGGATTCCAGGTTTTTATCAAGACTGGATAAAACCCACATTTCGGTTGATGGCCTTCTTCACCATTGCCTTGGCATTTATGATTATTATCCCATTTTTACCTGGGTTTCAATCCCCCGCTTTTCAGGGGGTATCTATCTTTATTGGCTTGGTGATTTCCTTGGGTTCAACGGAAACAGTAACCAACATCGTAGCAGGAATTATTTTAATTTACAGTCGAGCTTTTCAACTGGGTAATATCGTCAAAATCCGAGAAACAATGGGCATGGTGGAGGAAAAAAGTTTACTGATTACGCGGATTCGCACCCCCCGTAATGAGGTGATTACATTGCCCAATTCCATGGTATTAAATAGCTCGATCACAAATTTCAGTACGACCAGTGTCCACTCCCCCGAACGCCCTTTATTTCTGAATACAACCGTGACCCTGGGCTACGATACCCCCTGGCAAAAAATCTATCAGGCACTCACCACTGCGGCCTTGCGAACCAAGGGGATTTTAGCTGACCCGGCTCCGTTTGTCTGGCAGACCGCTTTGAATGATTTTCCTGTCAGTTATAACCTGAATGCGGCCACCGATCAACCCCAGTTAATTCCCTTCATCTATTCTGATTTGCATCAACATATTCAAGACTGTTGTAACGAAGTTGGAATTGAAATTATGTCCCCTGGATTCATGGCAGTTCGAGATGGCAATCACACCACCATTCCTGAGGGTCATTTACCCAAGGATTATCAAGCACCGGGAATGCGAATTTCCCCCTTGTCTCGTTTGTTCTCTAACCGCTCTGAGCATTAA
- the rsfS gene encoding ribosome silencing factor, which translates to MTRFEPPDPTTQLALTIAQAADERKGRDILLLRVAELSYLADYFVLVTGYSSAQVRAIARGIQDQVAEQWHAQPRHQEGSAEGGWVLQDYGDVIVHIFLPKEREFYDLERFWAHAERLAFSPVG; encoded by the coding sequence ATGACTCGATTTGAACCACCCGACCCGACTACCCAACTGGCCTTGACCATTGCCCAGGCGGCGGATGAACGAAAGGGACGGGATATTCTCCTACTACGGGTGGCCGAGCTTTCCTATTTGGCGGATTATTTTGTTCTGGTGACCGGCTATTCCAGTGCCCAGGTGCGGGCGATTGCCCGGGGGATTCAAGACCAGGTGGCGGAACAATGGCACGCCCAGCCCCGGCATCAAGAAGGTTCAGCGGAGGGGGGTTGGGTTTTACAGGATTACGGGGATGTGATTGTGCATATTTTTCTCCCGAAAGAACGGGAATTTTACGATTTGGAGCGGTTTTGGGCGCACGCCGAACGGTTAGCCTTCTCCCCCGTTGGTTAG
- a CDS encoding class I SAM-dependent methyltransferase, whose translation MPNLGQTHYWWGNSAKAQVVQHILAQVANATHSVVFDYGCGDGGYWPDILRDYPQIQWWGFEPQGKRRQKAQQRLAGLAAKVLDWTELQNAQINADFIVSFSVLEHVYDRYQYLQMAQKQLAPQGVFYLNYDDGHFRPLLDLSQPKTWPSALKVAFHNWVAPLLARCGYVAPFQQRVIRAEIDHLIQGLGWRVERVFYSNLECLKSLIKTLPDGEKAAFTQVWVDLEATLNCQFTHTGALHLGDSSNLWTVMPSRTLVLTHPQTNSPERNTPGN comes from the coding sequence ATGCCCAACCTGGGGCAAACCCATTATTGGTGGGGTAATTCAGCCAAAGCCCAGGTGGTTCAGCACATCCTTGCCCAAGTTGCGAACGCAACCCACTCCGTTGTTTTTGACTATGGCTGTGGGGATGGGGGGTACTGGCCGGACATTTTACGGGATTATCCCCAAATCCAATGGTGGGGATTTGAACCCCAAGGAAAGCGGCGGCAAAAGGCGCAACAACGTCTGGCGGGGTTGGCGGCAAAAGTGCTGGACTGGACGGAATTACAAAACGCTCAAATTAATGCTGATTTTATCGTCAGTTTTAGCGTGTTAGAACACGTTTATGACCGTTACCAATATCTGCAAATGGCACAAAAACAACTGGCTCCCCAGGGGGTGTTTTATTTGAATTATGATGACGGTCATTTTCGTCCCCTCCTGGACTTAAGCCAACCCAAAACGTGGCCGTCGGCTCTAAAAGTTGCATTCCATAATTGGGTAGCACCCTTACTGGCACGTTGCGGTTATGTGGCTCCTTTTCAACAACGGGTGATCCGGGCGGAAATTGACCACCTCATTCAGGGATTGGGCTGGCGGGTGGAGCGGGTTTTTTATAGCAATTTGGAATGTCTTAAATCTTTGATTAAAACCTTGCCTGACGGGGAAAAGGCCGCCTTTACCCAAGTGTGGGTGGATTTAGAAGCCACCCTCAACTGCCAATTTACCCACACCGGAGCGTTGCATTTAGGTGACTCTAGCAACCTGTGGACGGTGATGCCGTCGCGGACTTTGGTTTTGACCCATCCCCAAACCAATTCCCCGGAGCGCAACACCCCAGGGAATTGA
- a CDS encoding PD-(D/E)XK nuclease family protein: MEQSEVINIIQQQLPRLIAQDASVRDFVLRTVSEFYINRTEADSKFDRILAELERDRQEQARKWDEQAHKWDEALAEIRRLDRRFESTIGALGFRWGIASEMSFRNALAGILTKSFSVEVLNPTIYDHEGEVFDRPDQVELDLIIKNGLTIACEIKSSIDKAGMYIFDRKVNFYMRHAQRTINRKIVVSPMVDSRALPVAESLGIEIYSYADAVEGL; the protein is encoded by the coding sequence GTGGAACAATCCGAAGTTATCAATATCATTCAACAGCAATTACCGAGGTTAATTGCCCAAGATGCCTCGGTCAGAGATTTTGTCTTGCGTACTGTATCTGAATTTTATATCAACAGAACCGAAGCCGACAGCAAATTTGACCGTATTTTGGCAGAACTTGAGCGGGATCGGCAAGAGCAAGCCCGTAAATGGGACGAACAAGCTCATAAATGGGATGAAGCACTTGCAGAAATTCGCCGTCTTGATAGACGATTTGAGAGTACTATCGGGGCTTTGGGTTTTCGCTGGGGTATTGCTTCTGAAATGAGTTTTCGGAATGCTTTAGCGGGCATTTTGACTAAATCTTTTAGTGTTGAAGTTCTCAACCCAACCATTTATGACCATGAGGGTGAAGTATTTGATCGCCCTGATCAGGTCGAGCTTGATCTGATCATTAAAAATGGACTGACCATTGCCTGTGAAATCAAATCTTCTATTGATAAGGCAGGGATGTATATCTTTGATCGTAAAGTGAATTTTTATATGCGCCATGCCCAACGCACAATTAATCGTAAAATCGTTGTCTCACCGATGGTGGACAGTCGTGCCTTGCCCGTAGCTGAATCTCTGGGAATTGAGATTTATAGTTATGCTGATGCGGTTGAAGGGCTATAG